The Naumovozyma dairenensis CBS 421 chromosome 1, complete genome genome includes a region encoding these proteins:
- the NOT3 gene encoding CCR4-NOT core subunit NOT3 (similar to Saccharomyces cerevisiae NOT3 (YIL038C); ancestral locus Anc_7.214) yields the protein MAHRKLQQEVDRVFKKINEGLEVFNTYYERHEACTNNPSQKDKLESDLKREVKKLQRLRDQVKSWQSSPEIKDKDSLLDFRRSVEIAMEKYKAVEKASKEKAYSNISLKKSEILDPEEQERKDVSDYLSSMIDELERQYESLQVEVDKLTLLNKKKKTASSLNDEKKEQLKAVQARYRWHQQQMELALRLLANEELDPQAVNDVKDDINYFVESNQDPDFMEDETIYDSLDLQSNEAIAHEVAQYFASQSREDEEDEEEDDKETSKLSKKEQRKLEREAKKAAKLASKNGPEKPTVPISAIGKSEDSIISPMAPSTAKSATPSPILKKASTDTTSLKSIPTSASVPNTAKSPNATSQLKSSTTTTTTTTTTTANFSNIVPESQGAHTHIRQGQNGITSSTILKPATVPAKPAGELKWSVAATLGLEKDKKLVTSATSSKPASTTATPRSVTPSLVLNNHQQQQHEGQQVNLDNSSSASSPTAVTAAAVLAAGAAAVNQNNQAFHRNQSILHQTNDLPSLSTIEGRTLTEEKVPTKIKEEVATGTVDDNIIQDEDETEISTPDVFDDEAYEALVSDDDLEDQEPQSKKLTDEEIKQRTTNHDTLINSYLKDFGTLLLPSGIQEFIIESKIHQNRLDPNDGKLGGYRRSVDLCEINRLDNVPKGVNPPTPLDAFRSTQQWDIIRCSLRDILDSFDAEKDNYDNSQLYNEILEKFRGLEMFTLFYNYYFAVTPLEKEIANVILNERNWKVSFDETMWFLRQGPIKFQNELCELGDYKIFKLDEWLVVDKINFKLDYSSLKIQTPSTITIEKLLVKMERSSSSSTKIQVQFPLLLKENRIYLMGNSFFNN from the coding sequence ATGGCTCATAGAAAATTACAACAAGAGGTAGATCGAGTCTTCAAAAAGATTAATGAAGGTCTTGAAGTCTTCAACACGTATTACGAACGTCATGAAGCATGTACGAACAATCCCTCACAAAAGGACAAACTGGAAtctgatttgaaaagagaGGTTAAGAAATTACAACGATTAAGAGATCAAGTTAAATCATGGCAATCTTCACCCgaaattaaagataaagattCATTATTGGATTTTAGACGATCAGTGGAAATAGCtatggaaaaatataaagctGTGGAGAAGGCTTCCAAAGAGAAAGCTTATTCGAATATTAGTCTGAAAAAATCGGAGATTTTGGATCctgaagaacaagaaaggAAAGATGTCTCGGATTATTTGTCCTCTATGATAGATGAGTTGGAAAGACAATATGAGTCCTTGCAAGTGGAAGTGGATAAATTGACTTTGTTgaataagaagaagaagactGCTTCAAGTTTGAATGATGAGAAAAAGGAACAGTTGAAAGCTGTACAGGCAAGGTATAGATGgcatcaacaacaaatggAACTTGCATTGAGACTTTTGGCCAATGAAGAATTGGATCCTCAAGCTGTTAATGATGTGAAAGACGATATTAACTATTTTGTAGAATCTAATCAGGATCCAGATTTTATGGAAGATGAAACAATCTATGATAGTCTCGATCTACAATCAAATGAAGCAATTGCACATGAAGTGGCACAATATTTCGCATCACAAAGTAGAgaggatgaagaagatgaagaggaagatgataaagaaactTCGAAACTGTCCAAGAAGGAACAAAGGAAACTGGAAAGAGAAGCTAAAAAAGCTGCAAAATTAGCTTCTAAAAATGGTCCTGAAAAACCAACTGTACCAATATCGGCAATCGGAAAATCAGAAGACTCAATAATATCGCCAATGGCCCCATCCACTGCCAAAAGTGCAACACCGTCGCCAATACTCAAGAAGGCTTCCACTGATACAACATCTTTGAAAAGTATACCAACATCCGCAAGTGTTCCTAATACAGCAAAGAGCCCGAATGCCACATCTCAATTAAAATCATCGACGACAACGACAACCACGACCACAACCACGACGGCAAATTTCAGCAATATCGTACCGGAGTCTCAAGGTGCTCACACACATATTCGCCAAGGTCAAAATGGTATTACTAGTTCGACGATATTGAAACCAGCTACAGTACCCGCTAAACCGGCTGGCGAACTAAAATGGTCTGTTGCTGCTACATTGGGTCTCGAGAAGGACAAGAAATTGGTAACGTCTGCAACAAGTAGTAAACCTGCAAGTACAACTGCAACACCAAGATCAGTCACACCATCTTTAGTTTTGAATaatcatcaacaacagcaacatGAAGGTCAACAAGTGAATTTGGACAATTCATCGTCTGCATCATCGCCTACAGCTGTTACAGCAGCAGCTGTATTAGCCGCAGGTGCGGCAGCAGTTAATCAAAACAATCAAGCTTTCCATAGAAACCAATCTATCTTACATCAAACTAATGATTTACCATCACTTTCAACTATTGAAGGAAGAACGCTTACAGAAGAAAAGGTACCTACCaagataaaagaagaagttgcAACCGGTActgttgatgataatataatacaagatgaagatgaaacaGAAATTTCAACTCCAGATGTATTTGACGATGAAGCTTATGAAGCCCTGGTATCCGATGACGATCTAGAAGATCAAGAACCACAATCAAAGAAGTTaacagatgaagaaattaaacaaCGAACAACAAACCATGATACTTTAATAAACTCATATTTAAAAGACTTTGGaacgttattattaccaagTGGTATCCAAGAATTCATCATAGAATCCAAGATTCATCAAAATAGGTTAGATCCAAATGATGGGAAGTTAGGTGGTTATAGAAGAAGCGTCGATCTTTGTGAAATCAATAGACTGGACAATGTTCCAAAGGGAGTTAATCCACCTACTCCCCTGGATGCATTCAGATCCACACAACAATGGGACATCATTCGTTGTTCTTTACGTGATATTTTGGATTCGTTTGATGCGGAAAAGGATAATTATGATAACAGTCAATTATACAATGAAATTCTAGAGAAATTCAGAGGATTGGAAATGTTtacattattttataattaCTATTTTGCAGTTACTCCAttggaaaaggaaattgcTAATGTGATTTtaaatgaaagaaattggaaagtGTCATTTGATGAAACAATGTGGTTCTTAAGACAAGGTCCGattaaattccaaaatgaaCTTTGTGAGCTTGGTGattataaaatattcaaattagaCGAATGGTTGGTAGTGGATAAAATTAACTTCAAACTAGATTATTCAAGTCTAAAAATTCAAACGCCTTCCACGATAACGATAGAAAAACTACTAGTGAAGATGGAAcgcagcagcagcagcagcacCAAAATCCAAGTCCAATTTCCTCTGCTATTAAAGGAGAACAGGATTTATCTAATGGGCAACAGCTTCTTCAACAACTGA
- the PRM2 gene encoding pheromone-regulated protein PRM2 (similar to Saccharomyces cerevisiae PRM2 (YIL037C); ancestral locus Anc_7.213): MTEPSFYIVQSILANIYFLSSTIMLVSLPQRLLQRIFHPLPLVCFLSVLFSIWSTYSTIANDIYIYNIELNPTTTISSKPSTTHSSLLTSVSVTAKTNTLTNILTTATTTTTTTTTTPTINTSNFNKIIDQFLTNKTNIVANSTKEKISTKIIPYIQNKFNNWQNSIINSQNLANLTLSTLQNSIMNDLLQYSLRLNNTIDDLSNSGFVVNEESFTLSNLTIPIDNFQTIFQNYANNMNMSMTFWSKQNLTFNNTSLNVFKIDNVLNSTFINKFKFSLQNFASPSSSPSNQSNSTNRLTKRFDTSPENNVNLTTNKLLRRCKVLTGIFSIPFIISLICSLGYEWIKYRIEQRQLNIYIATILNIFIESKVIEPNFASSSSSSSSSSSSSSSIDSEDKLENKEHNSSSLSMATQLEIRQLIQESINSFNNIFIYLLGYYEELYFHYSIDITRLKTINWWIFTNGKYLWTILIMFIINSQIVFSLLRLDNAIIIKGVQTFSDSKLNMEKRLVPIFKRSLDNNTTNPTLINSFQWGNISQTANTFESEFYNDLNNTIYRKLWFTTKDENDTDVRGILTQLIDDVNAQVIIMEENFSNTVPTEMSIPIWSNITKEEISTLLIYEDKLDDSINSQLSYQLFQSSLFSQQQQQQLIKRDTNKQAETIVYDSNSKKAINPSQNLLKYGSIGLVLLITLHHFLGTLTVLHL; this comes from the coding sequence ATGACAGAGCCATCGTTTTATATAGTCCAGTCTATATTGGCAAacatttattttctctCTTCTACAATAATGTTAGTCTCTTTACCACAGAGATTACTAcaaagaatttttcatccATTGCCATTGGTTTGCTTCCTATcagttttattttcaatttggtCAACTTATTCAACAATTGCTAATGatatttacatatataatattgagCTTAATcctacaacaacaatatcatcaaaGCCTTCAACGACACACTCTTCCCTGCTCACTTCCGTCTCTGTCACAGCTAAAACAAACACACTTACTAATATTCTAACTACGGCAACtacaactacaactacaactacaactacACCAACTATAAATACCtccaatttcaataaaataattgaCCAATTTTTAACAAATAAAACGAATATTGTAGCCAACTCcacaaaggaaaaaatttcaactAAAATTATACCCTATATccaaaataaatttaataattggcaaaattcaataataaattcacAAAATTTAGCAAATCTAACATTATCAACATTACAAAATAGTATAATGAACGATTTACttcaatattctttaagattaaataatactatCGACGATCTATCAAATTCAGGATTTGTAGTCAATGAGGAAAGTTTTactttatcaaatttaacAATCCCCATTGATAATTTCCAAACgattttccaaaattatGCAAACAATATGAACATGTCAATGACATTTTGGTCAAAACAAAATCTTACCTTTAATAATACAAGCTTAAATGTCtttaaaattgataatgtATTAAATTCCAcctttattaataaattcaaattcagtTTACAAAACTTTGCCTCTCCCTCTTCTTCTCCCTCTAATCAAAGCAATAGCACAAATCGCTTAACTAAAAGATTCGATACTTCACCGGAAAACAATGTGAATTTAACCACAAATAAACTCTTACGTCGGTGTAAGGTATTGACAGGAATATTTTCGATCCCTTtcataatttctttaatatgCTCCCTTGGATATGAGTGGATCAAGTATAGAATAGAACAAAGGCAATTAAACATATACATTGCaacaatattgaatatattcattGAATCTAAAGTCATAGAACCAAAttttgcttcttcttcttcttcttcttcttcttcttcttcttcttcttcttcgatAGATAGTGAAGATAAacttgaaaataaagagCATAACTCCAGTTCCTTATCCATGGCTACACAATTGGAAATTAGACAATTAATACAagaatcaataaattcattcaataatatttttatatacttaTTAGGATattatgaagaattatatttccattattcaattgatatCACGAGATTGAAGACAATTAATTGGTGGATCTTTACGAACGGGAAATATTTATGGACAATCCTTATAATGTTCATAATCAATTCACAAATTGTCTTTTCACTCCTTAGATTAGATAATGCTATCATCATAAAGGGGGTTCAAACTTTCTCAGATTCAAAGCTTAATATGGAGAAGAGGCTAGTTCcaatattcaaaagatCATTAGATAACAATACAACTAATCCTACTCTCATCAATAGTTTTCAATGGGGAAACATTTCTCAAACAGCAAATACATTTGAAAGCGAATtttataatgatttgaataatacCATATATAGGAAATTATGGTTCACCACGAAAGATGAAAACGACACAGATGTTCGCGGAATTTTGActcaattaattgatgacGTAAATGCACAAGTTATCATCatggaagaaaatttttccaatACAGTACCTACTGAAATGTCTATTCCCATTTGGAGTAATATTACCAAGGAAGAAATCTCCACATTGTTAATatatgaagataaattgGATGACAGTATCAATTCCCAATTAAGCTATCAACTATTCCAATCGTCACTTTTCTcgcaacaacaacaacaacagttGATAAAAAGAGACACAAACAAACAAGCTGAAACGATAGTATACGATAGTAACAGCAAAAAGGCCATCAACCCATCACAAAATCTATTGAAATATGGATCCATTGGACTCGttttattaataacatTGCATCACTTCTTGGGAACCCTAACGGTCCTCCATCTATAG
- the CST6 gene encoding Cst6p (similar to Saccharomyces cerevisiae ACA1 (YER045C) and CST6 (YIL036W); ancestral locus Anc_7.211), which produces MYRTQEYSYRLPQGSDNNIHNNNDNPYNDQRLSKSDLNSHGNSHAQVPHPNNINTNSNNNNINMESFNPNPLGRGGGGGGAGNINSTGNNSNHNNNRNYNNNTNATNNIPVQELELTAGPNQLKLEDDTQFFGELLMNSGVLNDSGPKLASHAHLNALSSQNAMNAQTSSSNNNNNNNGNIPTAQIAPDRYLEQMNNNNEKVNNNNSNNIQINHDNGISDGNPNPNPNPNPNVNASANANANIDPNVNGKQLFPGDPLQFPNNIPAANRQLYLMNMFNNRHVINDSTIQETLSPYFQPYGVDVAHLPMTNPPIFQTAFPLLNDEPIRRRRISISNGQISQLGDDIETVEGLYNSQPPPLPQKYDPNHHNLNPNHNQHPMNTTNIGHQRMRQQQQRQQQHIPPPPPQHTMYQQQQQQQQRDNNDPRYSDNNNNNNSNNSSRTLKPGLERKQSYQMMNEQQNNEKLTSNSTSAPTSNRIITDSTLSLRNSDAGIIPMTKMVVPLQSTTKWNNNNGTTTVTPQSMPSGTTSTNSNSSPQYPSYGIPTTNTAVTTTQQQQQQQNPLNNNTNINNTKQRPRSSRLRNSYSLSPATQNSPPPTTSNPDFLKKEESYDDVISHNNINNNNKRANINGQDYIDISDNNNNHQESNSRYGSMSMDINMTNMPNNNNNNNGNMKIYMHGNDNDPIPGTTAWKKARLLERNRIAASKCRQRKKIAQLQLQKDFDKLTKENSIMKRKLNYYEKLVSKFKKFSEAHLLKCGDSNKESLKIIEEMLMIDSGINKVDDNTGLVVALKDNKEDSTNSNSSSADDNDIDGRTNNLSTGSSSPNNTVIDGTKIVCDIHSDENQNHIL; this is translated from the coding sequence atgtaTAGAACACAAGAGTATTCATACCGTCTCCCTCAAGGGtctgataataatattcataataataacgataacCCGTACAATGATCAAAGACTATCAAAATCAGATCTCAATAGTCATGGAAACTCACATGCACAAGTACCTCACCCTAACAATATAAACACTAACagcaataacaataatatcaacatGGAATCATTTAATCCCAACCCTTTAGGTAGAGGAGGTGGTGGAGGAGGAGCCggtaatattaatagtacTGGTAATAACAgtaatcataataataatcgtaattataacaataatacaaacgctactaataatattcccGTTCAAGAATTAGAGTTAACAGCAGGTCCAAATCAGttgaaattagaagatgatacCCAATTCTTTGgagaattattaatgaattcagGTGTATTGAATGATTCAGGCCCTAAATTGGCATCACACGCTCATTTAAATGCATTATCAAGTCAAAATGCAATGAATGCTCAAACTTCTTcctctaataataataacaataataatggtaatataCCAACTGCACAAATAGCACCAGATCGATATTTAGaacaaatgaataataataacgaaaaggtaaacaacaacaattcaaataatatacaaataAATCACGATAATGGAATTTCTGACGGTAATCCAAATCCGAATCCAAATCCAAATCCAAATGTAAACGCAAGCGCAAACGCAAACGCAAACATAGACCCAAACGTAAATGGAAAGCAACTTTTTCCTGGTGATCCTCTACAATTCCCTAATAATATACCGGCTGCTAATAGACAATTGtatttgatgaatatgTTTAATAATCGTCATGtaataaatgattcaaCCATACAAGAAACATTATCACCTTATTTCCAACCATATGGTGTAGATGTCGCTCATTTACCAATGACAAATCCACCTATTTTCCAAACAGCTTTCCCTctattaaatgatgaacCCATTCGTAGGAGACGGATTTCTATTTCAAATGGTCAAATTAGTCAATTAGGGGATGACATTGAAACTGTGGAAGGTTTATATAATTCACAACCTCCTCCTTTGCCTCAAAAGTATGATCCTAATCATCATAATCTTAATCCTAATCATAACCAGCATCCTATGAATACCACCAATATAGGTCACCAACGTATGCGtcagcaacaacaacgacAACAGCAACATATACCACCACCACCGCCACAACATACCATgtatcaacaacaacaacaacaacaacaaaggGATAACAATGACCCCAGATActctgataataataataataataatagtaataatagtagtagAACATTAAAACCAGGACtagaaagaaaacaatcctatcaaatgatgaatgaacaacaaaataacGAAAAATTAACATCAAATTCCACTTCTGCTCCTACATCTAACAGAATCATTACCGATTCAACATTAAGTCTTAGAAATTCAGACGCTGGTATTATACCAATGACTAAAATGGTAGTGCCCCTTCAATCTACTACTAaatggaataataataacggTACAACTACTGTGACTCCTCAATCTATGCCATCTGGAACAActtcaacaaattcaaattcttctcCTCAATACCCTTCATATGGAATACCGACAACTAACACTGCCGTAACAACTactcaacaacaacaacaacaacaaaatccattgaataataataccaacaTCAATAATACAAAGCAAAGACCAAGATCCTCTCGTTTAAGAAACtcatattcattatctCCAGCAACTCAAAATTCTCCTCCTCCAACTACTTCAAATCCcgatttcttgaaaaaagaagaaagttaTGATGACGTTATATCTCATAATAAcattaacaataataataagaggGCAAATATAAATGGTCAAGATTATATAGACATTTCCgacaacaataataaccaTCAAGAAAGTAACTCAAGATATGGATCCATGTCCATGGACATTAACATGACTAACATGCctaacaacaataacaataacaacggtaatatgaaaatatatatgcatGGGAATGACAATGATCCAATTCCAGGCACCACAGCATGGAAGAAGGCAAGACTATtagaaagaaatagaatTGCTGCATCGAAATGTAGacaaaggaagaaaattgctcaattacaattacaaaaggattttgataaattgacaaaggaaaattctatcatgaaaaggaaattaaattattatgaaaaattagtctccaaatttaagaaattttcaGAAGCTCATTTATTGAAATGTGGTGATTCTAATAAGgaatctttgaaaattatagaGGAAATGTTGATGATTGATTCAGGGATTAATAAAGTAGATGATAATACAGGATTAGTAGTGGctttgaaagataataaagaagatagtactaatagtaatagtagtagtgctgatgataatgatattgatggCAGAACGAATAACCTGAGTACCGGTAGTAGTAGTCCTAACAACACTGTCATTGATGGTACCAAGATCGTTTGTGATATTCATTCGGAcgaaaatcaaaatcacATACTATGA
- the CKA1 gene encoding casein kinase 2 catalytic subunit CKA1 (similar to Saccharomyces cerevisiae CKA1 (YIL035C); ancestral locus Anc_7.209), with protein sequence MKSRIWSESRVYTDANKKRTTEYWDYENMTIEWSTNNKDYEIETKVGRGKYSEVFQGVTLSNRSKIVIKMLKPVKKKKIKREISILTNLSNEKTPPTTLQFDIDSYYTNTKESVLKFKRDYLYDLPHTGHENIIKLFDTIKDPISRTPALIFEYVDNVDFRILYPKFTDLDIRYYMFELLKALDYCHSMGIMHRDVKPHNVMIDHKNKKLRLIDWGLAEFYHANMEYNVRVASRFFKGPELLVDYRMYDYSLDLWSFGTMLASMVFQKEPFFHGTSNTDQLVKIVRILGSEDFEKYLMKYEIVLPKEFHDMDQYIRRPWYRFINDGNRHLCDNEDIIDLIDNLLRYDHQERLTAKEAMGHPWFKPIREA encoded by the coding sequence ATGAAGAGTAGAATTTGGTCTGAATCCCGAGTTTATACGGATGccaacaagaaaagaacCACTGAGTATTGGGATTATGAAAATATGACCATTGAATGGtcaacaaataataaagattatgaaattgaaacgAAAGTGGGCCGTGGGAAATATTCAGAAGTATTTCAAGGGGTTACATTAAGTAACAGATCTAAGATTGTCATTAAGATGTTGAAACCAgttaagaaaaaaaaaattaaaagagaaatttccattttgactaatttatctaatgaGAAAACTCCTCCTACAACTTTAcaatttgatattgattcTTATTATACTAATACGAAGGAATCggttttgaaatttaaaagGGATTATTTATATGATTTACCACATACTGGtcatgaaaatattattaaattatttgatactATCAAAGATCCAATTTCGAGAACGCCAgcattaatttttgaatatgtGGATAATGTTGATTTCCGTATCCTTTACCCTAAATTCACTGATTTGGATATAAGATATTATATgtttgaattattgaaagcTCTAGATTATTGTCATTCAATGGGGATAATGCATAGAGATGTGAAACCTCATAATGTTATGATTGATCAtaagaataagaaattaAGATTGATTGATTGGGGGTTAGCTGAATTTTATCATGCCAACATGGAATATAATGTTCGTGTTGCTTCAAGGTTCTTTAAAGGGCCAGAATTATTAGTGGATTATAGAATGTATGATTATTCATTAGATTTATGGTCATTTGGTACTATGTTAGCTTCAATGGTTTTCCAAAAGGAACCATTTTTCCATGGAACTAGTAATACTGATCAATTAGTTAAGATTGTTAGAATCTTGGGGAGTGAAGATTTtgagaaatatttgatgaaatatGAAATTGTTTTACCAAAGGAATTTCATGATATGGATCAATATATTAGAAGACCTTGGTATAGGTTTATTAATGACGGCAATAGACATTTAtgtgataatgaagatattattgatttgattgataatttattaagatATGATCATCAAGAAAGATTGACAGCAAAGGAAGCCATGGGACATCCTTGGTTTAAACCAATAAGAGAAGCATAG
- the BCY1 gene encoding cAMP-dependent protein kinase regulatory subunit BCY1 (similar to Saccharomyces cerevisiae BCY1 (YIL033C); ancestral locus Anc_7.206) codes for MFKSSFMDNAQSSSSSSTTSASATANTQIQSESPTPGLKLNAERRTSVSGESLQPNTFDDWTPDHYHEKDPEQLKRLESSIGTNFLFNKLDSDSKRLVINCLEEKHIPKDTIIIKQGDEGDYFYVVESGNVEYIVDGNTVNSSGAGSSFGELALMYNAPRAATVKALTDCHLWALDRLTFRKILLGSSFKKRVMYDELLKSMPILQSLTTYDRAKLADALDTHIYEAGEVIIKEGDTGENFYLIEYGECTVTKEGKGLLTTLKDRDYFGEIALLKNVPRQATVTATKRTKVATLGRSGFQRLLGPAVEILKVQDPTAKHD; via the coding sequence ATGTTTAAATCTTCATTCATGGACAATGCTCAGTCCTCCTCGTCATCCTCCACCACCTCAGCATCAGCAACGGCAAACACTCAAATACAATCTGAATCTCCTACCCCAGGTTTAAAATTAAACGCAGAAAGAAGAACTTCAGTCAGTGGTGAATCCCTACAACCAAACACATTCGATGATTGGACCCCTGACCACTACCACGAAAAGGATCCTGAACAATTAAAAAGATTGGAATCATCCATCGGTAccaatttccttttcaacaAATTGGATTCAGACTCCAAACGATTAGTAATAAATTGtcttgaagaaaaacatATCCCAAAGGATACTATCATCATAAAGCAAGGTGATGAAGGTGATTATTTCTACGTCGTGGAATCAGGTAACGTGGAATATATCGTCGATGGTAACACAGTGAATTCCTCTGGTGCTGGGTCTAGTTTTGGTGAGTTGGCTTTGATGTATAATGCTCCACGTGCTGCTACTGTGAAGGCATTGACTGATTGCCATTTATGGGCACTTGATAGATTGACATTTAGAAAGATTCTATTGGGAAGTTCTTTTAAGAAGAGAGTTATGTACGATGAGTTATTAAAGAGTATGCCTATTTTACAATCTTTGACAACGTACGATAGAGCTAAATTGGCAGATGCATTGGATACTCATATATATGAAGCAGGTGAAgtcattattaaagaagGTGATACTGGTGAAAATTTCTATTTGATTGAATATGGTGAATGTACTGTCACAAAAGAAGGGAAGGGTCTTTTGACTACTCTGAAAGATAGGGATTATTTCGGTGAAATTGCtttgttgaaaaatgttCCAAGACAAGCTACTGTCACTGCTACAAAGAGAACCAAAGTTGCTACTTTAGGTAGAAGTGGATTCCAAAGATTGTTGGGACCTGCCGTGGAAATCCTAAAAGTGCAAGATCCAACTGCTAAACAtgattga
- the ATG45 gene encoding Atg45p (similar to Saccharomyces cerevisiae YIL024C; ancestral locus Anc_7.202) has product MNNNIPKRNMITLSIPETLIRELGYNHQTKILITGTFNNWQYAEDQTEYRLHYDVSKKEYTVDVPKVNGKDRLNFKFVILNANNSGYDEWITLPCFETTIDDQGYINNITDCNTYDKIVDENTEKAPFTLEIGNQYMEPKKDVNDCNIYSTTKKTKIDESSSNEYVNVSSFSELGSTEEIDVELCSVQENMDDTFQLQRTSSNENNTYYCHSNISKDNSGIRDTYDTLTSSVSSSTLVSLSKRSNNTGIRNEKQNR; this is encoded by the coding sequence atgaataataacataCCAAAGCGGAACATGATAACGCTATCTATACCTGAAACCCTTATAAGGGAGTTAGGTTATAATCATCAAACTAAAATTTTAATTACAGGTacattcaataattggCAATATGCTGAGGATCAAACAGAGTATCGACTACATTATGatgtttcaaaaaaagaatacaCTGTTGATGTTCCCAAAGTTAATGGGAAAGATCGGcttaatttcaaatttgttATTCTGAATGCTAATAATAGTGGGTATGATGAATGGATTACATTACCTTGCTTTGAGACAACCATTGATGATCAAGGttatatcaataatataactGACTGTAACACCTATGATAAGATAGTGGATGAGAATACAGAAAAAGCCCCTTTCACGTTAGAAATAGGAAACCAATATATGGAGCCCAAGAAGGACGTAAATGATTGCAATATTTATAGCACTACTAAGAAGACTAAGATTGACGAATCCTCGAGTAATGAATATGTTaatgtttcttctttcagTGAATTGGGTAGTACTGAGGAAATAGATGTTGAACTCTGTTCAGTTCAAGAGAATATGGATGATACTTTCCAATTGCAAAGAACAAGTAGTAATGAAAACAACACATATTATTGTCATTCGAATATATCAAAGGATAACAGTGGTATAAGGGATACCTATGACACATTAACAAGTTCAGTGTCTAGTAGTACATTAGTCTCTTTATCAAAAAGATCAAACAATACTGGTataagaaatgaaaaacaaaacagaTAG